The following proteins are co-located in the Manihot esculenta cultivar AM560-2 chromosome 9, M.esculenta_v8, whole genome shotgun sequence genome:
- the LOC110622971 gene encoding light-harvesting complex-like protein OHP1, chloroplastic has translation MASAVFISSSFLSAKPLTIPHQGLKPTIFKDSTQTAKITKKPISFKVRAAKVPASVELPKVEPKFQAPFLGFTRTAEIWNSRACMIGIMGTFIVEFILNKGILQVIGVEVGKGLDLPL, from the exons ATGGCTTCTGCTGTTTTCATTTCATCATCTTTCCTTTCAGCTAAACCTCTAACCATTCCTCACCAAGGCCTGAAGCCTACGATTTTCAAGGATTCTACTCAAACTGCAAAAATCACCAAGAAACCAATCTCTTTCAAGGTCCGAGCTGCTAAGGTTCCTGCTAGT GTGGAATTGCCGAAAGTGGAGCCGAAATTCCAAGCCCCTTTTCTTGGATTTACTAGGACTGCCGAAATATGGAATTCTAGAGCTTGTATGATTGGCATCATGGGAACCTTCATTGTAGAATTT ATATTGAACAAAGGAATACTTCAAGTGATTGGGGTGGAAGTTGGGAAAGGTCTTGATCTTCCTCTCTGA